The following are encoded together in the Zingiber officinale cultivar Zhangliang chromosome 8A, Zo_v1.1, whole genome shotgun sequence genome:
- the LOC122009390 gene encoding ABC transporter C family member 2-like isoform X2 — MGFKPLVWYCRPEKNGAWSMVVENAFGAYTPCSMVVSLLIESAAWCCMLLMIGLETKIYICEFRWYIRFVMVYVLVGDISIYNLVLSVRNHYDKSIFDIYTSEIAAQFLFGILLLVYIPSLDPYPGYTPIRFEASISDMDYEPLPGGEQICPERKVNIVSRIFFSWMTPLLQQGFKRPITEKDVWKLDSWDQTETLNNRFQQCWAEESRKPKPWLLRALHRSLGGRFWFGGFFKIGNDASQFVGPLILNRLLLSMQQEEPAWNGYIYAFSIFAGVALGVLVEAQYFQNVMRVGFRLRATLVAAVFRKSLRLTHESRSKIQSGKITNLMTTDAETLQQVCQQLHSLWSAPFRIIISVTLLYQQLGVASLVGLAVLVLLFPIQTLVISRMRKLSKEGLYRTDNRVSLMNEILAAMDTVKCYAWEQSFQSKVQIIRNDELSWFRSARLLAAFNSFILNSIPVFVTVASFGAYSLLGGDLTPAKAFTSLSLFAVLRFPLFMLPNLITQIVNCNVSLKRLEDLLLAEERILLPNPPIEADLPAISIKNGYFSWDSKAETPTLSNVNLDIPVGSLIAIVGSTGEGKTSLISAMLGELPPVAGSNTSVTIRGTVAYVPQISWIFNATVRDNILFGCPFRQSSYEKAIEVTALQHDLDLLPGGDLTEIGERGVNISGRQKQRVSMARAVYSDSDVYIFDDPLSALDADVGRQVFDKCIKDQLRDKTRVLVTNQLHFLPSVDKIILVDEGLVKEEGTFDELCANGTLFQKLMENAGKMEEHIEEKHGENAEASEKPSENGQLTLNPLLKSEEKTSKGREGKSVLIKQEERETGVVSLKVLARYTNALGGLWVVMILFSCNALIEVLRVSSSTWLSVWTDQSSPKDHGPGFYNLIYALLCFGQVLVTLSNLYWLIMSSLYAAKRLHDAMLHSILRAPMVFFHTNPLGRIINRFAKDLGDIDRNVAVFANVFLGPASQLLSTFVLIGIVSTTSLWAILPLLILFYAAYLYYQSTAREVKRLDSITRSPVYAQFAEALNGLSTIRAYKAYDRMANINGKSMDNNVRFTLVNISANRWLSIRLETMGGIMIWLTATFAVVQNQHAEHHKAFASSMGLLLTYALNITNLLTAVLRHASLAENSLNAVERVGTYIDLPSEAPVIESSRPPPAWPSAGTIRFQDVVLRYRPELPPVLHGISFKIKGSEKIGIAGRTGAGKSSMLNALFRIVELERGQIFIDDYDVSKFGLWDLRKVLGIIPQSPVLFSGTVRFNLDPFNEHNDAVLWEALERANLKDVIQRNQLGLDAGVSEAGENFSVGQRQLLSLARALLRRSKILVLDEATAAVDVRTDALIQKTIREEFKSCTMLIIAHRLNTIIDCDRLLLLSAGKVLEFDTPENLLLDDRSAFSKMLQSTGSANAQYLRSLVFGTIDPEERISRDYAFQDGSLDWDQIET; from the exons GTTGTTTCACTGCTTATTGAGTCTGCTGCTTGGTGCTGTATGCTTCTGATGATAGGATTGGAGACAAAAATCTATATTTGTGAATTCCGGTGGTATATTCGTTTTGTAATGGTTTATGTTCTAGTGGGAGACATTTCCATCTACAACCTCGTGCTTTCAGTGAGAAACCACTATGACAA ATCAATTTTTGATATATATACCAGTGAGATTGCAGCCCAG TTCTTGTTTGGTATTCTTTTGCTGGTCTATATTCCCAGTTTAGATCCTTATCCTGGATACACTCCCATCAGATTTGAGGCATCTATTAGTGATATGGACTATGAACCACTTCCTGGAGGAGAGCAGATTTGCCCTGAAAGAAAAGTCAATATAGTTTCTA GAATATTCTTTTCATGGATGACTCCTCTGTTGCAGCAAGGCTTTAAGAGGCCCATTACTGAGAAAGATGTTTGGAAATTGGATTCTTGGGATCAGACAGAAACGTTGAACAACAG ATTCCAGCAATGTTGGGCTGAAGAATCTAGGAAACCTAAACCTTGGTTGTTGAGAGCACTTCATCGAAGCCTTGGAGGAAG ATTTTGGTTTGGTGGCTTTTTCAAG ATTGGTAATGATGCTTCTCAATTTGTTGGTCCTTTAATATTAAACCGTCTTTTACTG TCAATGCAACAAGAAGAACCAGCATGGAATGGCTACATTTATGCTTTCTCAATTTTTGCTGGAGTG GCACTGGGAGTATTAGTGGAAGCACAATACTTTCAGAATGTAATGCGAGTTGGTTTTAGATTGCGAGCTACTTTG GTTGCAGCTGTGTTTCGGAAATCACTAAGACTAACTCATGAGAGTCGCAGCAAAATTCAATCAGGAAAAATAACCAACTTGATGACAACTGATGCAGAAACACTTCAG CAAGTGTGCCAACAACTTCACAGTCTGTGGTCAGCTCCTTTTCGGATTATCATTTCAGTTACTCTTCTGTATCAGCAGCTGGGTGTTGCATCTCTTGTCGGTTTAGCAGTGCTGGTTCTTTTGTTTCCTATACAG ACGTTGGTGATCAGCAGAATGCGAAAACTTTCTAAGGAAGGTCTTTATCGTACAGACAACCGGGTTAGTCTCATGAATGAAATATTGGCTGCTATGGACACAGTGAA ATGCTATGCATGGGAGCAGAGTTTCCAGTCAAAGGTCCAGATAATTCGCAATGATGAGCTGTCATGGTTCCGTAGTGCCCGGCTATTGGCAGCA TTCAATAGTTTCATTTTGAACAGCATTCCAGTCTTCGTCACAGTTGCCTCATTCGGGGCCTATTCTCTTCTTGGAGGTGATTTAACACCTGCGAAGGCATTTACATCACTTTCACTGTTTGCTGTGTTAAGGTTTCCTCTTTTCATGCTGCCAAATTTGATAACTCAG ATTGTGAATTGCAATGTATCACTCAAACGTTTAGAGGACCTACTTCTAGCTGAAGAGAGGATTCTATTGCCAAATCCACCTATTGAAGCAGATCTGCCTGCCATCTCAATTAAGAATGGATACTTCTCATGGGATTCAAAG GCAGAAACTCCAACACTATCAAATGTCAATTTGGATATACCTGTCGGTAGTCTCATTGCAATAGTTGGAAGTACTGGGGAAGGAAAAACATCTTTGATATCAGCCATGCTTGGGGAACTACCACCAGTAGCTGGATCCAATACCTCAGTGACCATTAGAGGAACTGTTGCATATGTTCCTCAAATTTCGTGGATATTCAATGCTACT GTACGTGACAACATATTGTTTGGATGTCCTTTCCGACAATCATCTTATGAGAAGGCAATTGAAGTTACTGCTTTACAACATGACCTTGATTTGCTCCCA GGTGGTGATCTTACAGAGATTGGTGAAAGGGGAGTCAATATAAGTGGTCGACAAAAGCAAAGAGTTTCCATGGCCAGAGCagtatattctgactcagatgtGTATATATTTGATGATCCTCTGAGTGCATTAGATGCTGATGTTGGTCGACAG GTTTTTGATAAATGCATCAAAGACCAACTTAGAGATAAAACTCGTGTCCTGGTAACTAACCAGTTACATTTTCTTCCGAGTGTGGACAAGATTATCCTGGTTGATGAAGGATTGGTGAAAGAGGAGGGTACCTTTGATGAACTCTGTGCCAATGGAACCCTCTTTCAAAAGCTGATGGAGAATGCTGGGAAAATGGAGGAACACATAGAAGAGAAACACGGAGAAAATGCTGAAGCATCTGAAAAGCCTTCTGAAAATGGACAGTTGACACTTAATCCTTTGTTGAAGAGTGAAGAGAAAACAAGTAAAGGGAGAGAAGGGAAGTCAGTTCTCATTAAACAAGAGGAACGTGAAACAGGTGTTGTTAGTTTGAAGGTTCTTGCAAG GTATACGAATGCTTTAGGTGGATTGTGGGTTGTCATGATTCTGTTCTCTTGCAATGCCTTGATTGAAGTTCTCCGAGTTTCAAGTAGCACGTGGTTAAGTGTCTGGACAGATCAGAGCTCCCCAAAGGACCATGGACCTGGATTCTATAACCTGATTTATGCTCTTCTTTGTTTTGGTCAG GTACTTGTGACTCTGTCAAACTTATATTGGCTCATTATGTCAAGTCTTTATGCCGCCAAGAGACTGCATGATGCTATGCTTCATTCCATATTAAGAGCTCCTATGGTATTTTTTCACACCAATCCACTTGGGCGCATAATTAATAGGTTTGCAAAAGATCTTGGTGATATTGATCGCAATGTTGCAGTCTTTGCTAATGTGTTCTTAGGACCAGCCTCACAGCTTCTCTCGACTTTTGTTTTAATTGGCATCGTGAGCACTACATCTTTGTGGGCAATATTGCCGCTTCTGATTTTATTCTATGCTGCCTATTTGTATTATCAG AGTACAGCACGTGAAGTAAAGCGTCTTGATTCCATCACCAGATCTCCAGTTTATGCACAATTTGCTGAAGCATTGAATGGTTTGTCAACCATCAGGGCCTACAAAGCATATGATAGAATGGCCAACATCAATGGTAAATCAATGGACAATAATGTGAGATTCACACTGGTTAACATCAGTGCTAATCGGTGGCTTAGCATTCGGTTGGAGACAATGGGAGGTATTATGATATGGCTCACAGCAACTTTTGCTGTTGTGCAAAACCAACATGCAGAACATCATAAAGCATTTGCATCCTCAATGGGTCTACTTCTTACTTATGCTTTGAACATTACCAACCTATTGACAGCAGTTCTAAGACATGCAAGTCTCGCTGAAAATAGTTTAAATGCAGTTGAGCGAGTTGGAACATATATAGATTTGCCTTCTGAAGCTCCTGTAATTGAAAGCAGTAGACCTCCTCCAGCTTGGCCTTCTGCTGGTACTATCAGATTTCAAGATGTTGTACTTCGTTATAGGCCAGAGCTTCCCCCTGTTCTTCATGGCATATCCTTTAAAATTAAAGGAAGTGAAAAAATTGGAATTGCTGGTAGGACTGGGGCTGGAAAATCTAGCATGCTTAATGCTTTGTTTCGTATAGTGGAACTTGAACGAGGACAAATATTTATTGATGATTATGATGTTTCTAAATTTGGTCTATGGGATTTGCGTAAAGTCCTTGGCATAATACCACAGTCACCGGTTCTTTTTTCAG GAACTGTACGGTTTAATCTCGATCCCTTCAATGAGCACAATGATGCAGTCCTCTGGGAAGCTTTAGAGAGAGCTAATCTAAAAGATGTCATCCAAAGGAATCAACTGGGACTTGATGCAGGG GTCTCAGAAGCTGGGGAGAATTTCAGCGTGGGACAAAGACAACTTCTGAGTCTTGCACGAGCATTGTTAAGGAGATCAAAGATTCTTGTCCTTGATGAAGCTACAGCAGCAGTGGATGTTAGGACTGATGCTCTTATCCAGAAAACAATAAGGGAAGAATTCAAATCATGCACAATGCTTATTATAGCTCATAGACTGAATACCATCATTGACTGCGATCGGCTTCTTCTTCTTAGTGCTGGCAAG